One Panicum virgatum strain AP13 chromosome 9K, P.virgatum_v5, whole genome shotgun sequence genomic region harbors:
- the LOC120647301 gene encoding uncharacterized protein LOC120647301 codes for MEEDEQATQAEPPPQQQEGDKETEPEPEPEPPRCGRHPSQLLTGICSSCLMERLSSVRDQPEAEIVEVAAAEPAGGSGAADPGKLRQTLMLLFQLDDCGGVAHSSPAKDPQSTGFHFGSGGGDRGGQRKGPRSWLRSILPRRGMRWRRNGGSGSVKEPSPPPQPRRGTADPSASNAQVERKPSFRRSCEWMAFREPSRGSLEPPRHSWDGSMVGRAFACSFACLEEPPDAATRSNAEEAVVETPAVVAESTNGRHSVDAGGDGRRLRGRGSDDTGMEMSVSGVGRRRSNRWSRVWDRSITSPLKEFVRKGEHVLERSLSESRKEIRRGKNAEAADISDEIHSGRNGHVSGRASHGTSRSSQAASNGDVQNFRADWLKNSKIGRSRSVHYTSPGNLDNGMLRFYLTPMRSTRTANRARRRSSRLFARGLFGFI; via the coding sequence ATGGAGGAAGACGAGCAGGCGACGCAggctgagccgccgccgcagcagcaggaagGGGACAAGGagacggagccggagccggagccggagccgcccCGGTGCGGGAGGCACCCGTCCCAGCTCCTTACCGGCATCTGCTCCTCCTGCCTCATGGAGCGCCTCTCCTCCGTGCGCGACCAGCCCGAGGCCGAGATcgtcgaggtcgccgccgcggagcccgcCGGGGGCTCCGGCGCCGCGGACCCGGGCAAGCTGCGGCAGACGCTCATGCTGCTCTTCCAGCTGGACGACTGCGGCGGCGTCGCGCATTCCTCACCAGCCAAGGACCCCCAATCGACGGGGTTTCACTTCGGCTCTGGAGGCGGGGATCGAGGGGGGCAGCGGAAGGGGCCCCGGTCGTGGCTCAGGTCCATTTTGCCGAGGAGAGGGATGCGGTGGAGGAGGAATGGGGGCTCCGGCTCCGTGAAggagccctcgccgccgccgcagccgcggaGGGGGACGGCGGATCCGAGCGCCAGCAACGCGCAGGTGGAGCGGAAGCCGAGCTTCCGGCGCTCGTGCGAGTGGATGGCGTTCCGGGAACCGAGCAGGGGCTCCCTCGAGCCGCCACGCCACTCGTGGGACGGGTCGATGGTGGGCAGGGCCTTCGCGTGCTCCTTCGCATGCTTAGAGGAGCCACCGGATGCGGCGACGAGGAGCAATGCGGAGGAAGCGGTTGTGGAGACTCCAGCCGTGGTTGCGGAGAGCACGAATGGGAGGCACTCAGTTGATGCAGGTGGCGATGGGCGGCGTTTAAGGGGAAGGGGTTCTGATGACACTGGAATGGAGATGTCTGTCTCTGGAGTTGGAAGACGGAGATCCAACAGGTGGAGCAGGGTGTGGGATCGCAGCATAACGAGTCCACTCAAGGAATTTGTGAGGAAGGGGGAGCATGTCCTTGAGCGGTCCCTGTCCGAGTCGAGGAAGGAAATCCGGAGGGGTAAAAATGCGGAAGCAGCAGACATCAGTGATGAAATTCATTCTGGACGCAATGGGCATGTGTCGGGCAGAGCAAGCCATGGCACGAGTCGAAGCTCCCAGGCTGCATCCAATGGGGATGTACAGAATTTCCGGGCCGATTGGCTTAAGAATAGCAAGATTGGCAGAAGCAGAAGTGTGCATTATACATCTCCTGGGAACTTGGACAATGGGATGCTGCGGTTTTATCTGACACCCATGAGAAGCACGAGAACTGCAAACAGAGCGAGAAGGAGAAGTTCACGTTTGTTTGCAAGAGGGCTTTTTGGTTTCATATGA
- the LOC120647302 gene encoding ubiquitin-conjugating enzyme E2 4-like isoform X2, which yields MSSPSKRREMDLMKLMMSDYKVEMVNDGMQEFFVDFRGPNESIYQGGVWKVRVELPDAYPYKSPSIGFINKIYHPNVDEMSGSVCLDVINQTWSPMFDLVNVFEVFLPQLLLYPNPSDPLNGDAAALMMRDRPAYEQKVKEYCEKYAKPEDAGVVPEDKSSDEELSEEEDDSGDEEILGKPDP from the exons ATGTCTTCCCCAAGCAAGCGCCGGGAGATGGACCTCATGAAGCT GATGATGAGCGACTACAAGGTGGAGATGGTGAACGATGGGATGCAGGAGTTCTTTGTTGACTTCCGTGGGCCTAACGAAA GCATTTATCAAGGAGGCGTGTGGAAGGTTAGAGTAGAACTGCCAGATGCATATCCATACAAATCCCCGTCGATTGGTTTCATCAATAAGATATATCACCCAAATGTCGATGAAAT GTCTGGTTCAGTCTGTTTGGATGTCATCAACCAAACATGGAGCCCAATGTTTG ATCTTGTCAATGTGTTTGAGGTCTTCCTCCCACAACTTCTACTATATCCAAATCCTTCTGATCCATTGAATGGAGATGCTGCTGCATTGATGATGCGTGATCGGCCTGCTTATGAACAAAAAGTGAAAG AGTACTGCGAAAAATATGCCAAACCAGAGGATGCTGGGGTAGTCCCAGAGGACAAGTCCAGTGACGAAGAGCTgagtgaggaagaagatgactcCGGTGACGAGGAGATACTGGGGAAACCAGATCCGTAG